One segment of Acetoanaerobium noterae DNA contains the following:
- the dusB gene encoding tRNA dihydrouridine synthase DusB, translating to MRIGNFETPGNVFLAPMAGVTDLPFRLICKQFEASLLYTEMINAKAVCYEDKNTFDMLLVEDEEKPVAVQIFGSEPGFMAEAARTLTELNRFEIIDINMGCPAPKVVKAGDGSALMKDPKLAYEIVNKVKAATNLPVTVKFRKGWDEQSINALEFGKLMQEAGADAVTLHGRTREQYYSGTADWEIIKELKEKLTIPVIANGDITSFEAAERILDITKADALMIGRGAQGNPFIFKEVNDYMESAILPKEISPKLKIDTAISHYKLALKYKTQHKAVTEMRKHLGWYLKGLKNSARIKDHINKMYEPSDVINALTEYAQSLT from the coding sequence TTGAGAATTGGGAACTTTGAAACACCAGGAAATGTATTTTTAGCTCCTATGGCTGGAGTGACAGATTTGCCATTTAGACTTATATGTAAGCAGTTTGAAGCATCCTTGCTCTATACGGAGATGATAAATGCAAAAGCAGTTTGCTATGAAGACAAAAATACCTTTGATATGTTACTTGTAGAGGATGAGGAAAAACCAGTTGCTGTTCAAATATTTGGAAGTGAGCCAGGTTTTATGGCAGAAGCTGCAAGAACATTAACCGAGCTTAATAGATTTGAAATTATAGATATAAATATGGGATGCCCGGCTCCTAAAGTTGTAAAAGCAGGAGATGGCTCAGCTCTTATGAAAGACCCAAAGCTAGCATATGAAATAGTAAATAAAGTAAAAGCAGCTACTAATCTTCCTGTCACAGTTAAATTTAGAAAGGGATGGGACGAACAAAGCATTAATGCGTTAGAATTTGGAAAGCTAATGCAAGAGGCTGGAGCAGATGCTGTAACTCTTCATGGAAGAACAAGAGAGCAATATTACAGTGGGACTGCTGACTGGGAAATAATAAAAGAATTAAAAGAGAAACTTACAATTCCCGTGATTGCAAATGGTGATATAACATCGTTTGAAGCAGCGGAGCGAATACTCGATATAACTAAAGCAGATGCACTTATGATAGGCAGAGGGGCCCAAGGAAACCCATTTATTTTTAAGGAAGTAAATGATTATATGGAATCAGCAATTTTACCAAAGGAAATAAGTCCTAAACTAAAGATAGATACAGCTATAAGCCATTATAAGCTTGCACTAAAATATAAAACACAGCATAAAGCTGTTACAGAAATGAGAAAACACCTTGGTTGGTACTTGAAAGGTTTAAAAAATAGCGCCAGAATAAAAGACCATATAAATAAAATGTATGAGCCATCAGACGTTATTAATGCATTAACTGAATATGCTCAATCCTTGACATAG
- a CDS encoding type III pantothenate kinase: protein MLLVFDVGNTNMVLGVYKDKELICNFRIGTDKSKTSDEYGVIIRQLFDYEGISLKNIEDVIISSVVPEVMHSLENFSFKYCAKEPIIVGPGVKTGINIKYENPQQVGADRIVNAVAGYEKYGGPLILIDFGTATTFCAVSQKGEYLGGAISPGIKISSEALFQRASKLHKVEIAKPKGAIGKNTTWAMQSGIVFGYAGLVDNIVSMMKEELGSDDVNVVATGGLAPLICAETKTVKIVDKFLTLEGLRIIYERNRM from the coding sequence ATGCTACTAGTATTTGATGTTGGAAATACGAATATGGTTTTAGGAGTTTACAAAGATAAGGAACTTATATGTAACTTTAGAATTGGAACAGATAAGTCAAAAACTTCAGATGAATATGGCGTAATAATAAGGCAATTATTTGATTATGAAGGTATATCCTTGAAAAATATTGAAGATGTTATTATCTCCTCAGTTGTTCCAGAGGTTATGCATTCCCTTGAAAACTTTTCATTCAAGTACTGTGCAAAAGAGCCAATTATCGTAGGTCCTGGAGTGAAAACAGGAATTAACATTAAATATGAAAATCCACAGCAAGTTGGTGCAGATAGAATAGTAAATGCTGTAGCTGGTTATGAAAAATATGGTGGGCCTCTTATACTTATAGATTTCGGAACGGCTACGACATTTTGCGCAGTTTCTCAAAAAGGAGAATACCTAGGAGGAGCTATATCGCCAGGAATAAAAATTTCAAGTGAGGCACTTTTTCAAAGAGCATCAAAGCTTCATAAAGTTGAAATAGCTAAGCCTAAAGGTGCTATAGGCAAAAATACTACATGGGCAATGCAATCAGGAATAGTTTTCGGATATGCAGGGCTAGTAGATAATATAGTTTCTATGATGAAAGAAGAACTTGGAAGTGATGATGTAAATGTTGTTGCTACAGGTGGCCTTGCTCCTTTGATATGCGCAGAGACAAAAACTGTAAAAATTGTCGATAAGTTTCTTACATTAGAAGGACTTAGGATAATTTATGAAAGGAATAGAATGTAA
- a CDS encoding ECF transporter S component has protein sequence MIETKKSFTVRHMAVTGMLGAISVVLGMTPLGFIPVGPTNATIMHIPVIIGAIVEGPIVGMLVGLIFGIFSLIRSITAPTPISFVFWNPLVSILPRILIGLASYYIYKFFSKTTKNEAVSIGITGALGTLVNTLGVLGMVYALYAEKFVSALGLSGQNAFKVISGIGITNGLPEMFVAMLIVTAAVKAIKKVRR, from the coding sequence TTGATAGAAACAAAGAAGTCCTTTACAGTAAGGCATATGGCAGTAACAGGCATGCTTGGAGCTATTTCAGTTGTACTAGGGATGACTCCACTGGGGTTTATTCCAGTAGGCCCAACAAACGCAACTATAATGCATATTCCTGTAATAATAGGAGCAATAGTTGAAGGCCCTATAGTAGGAATGCTTGTAGGACTTATATTTGGGATTTTCTCACTTATAAGAAGTATTACAGCACCTACACCTATTTCATTTGTATTTTGGAACCCCCTTGTATCTATTCTTCCTAGAATTTTAATAGGACTTGCTTCATACTATATTTACAAGTTTTTTTCAAAAACTACAAAGAATGAAGCTGTTTCGATTGGAATTACAGGAGCACTTGGAACTTTAGTAAATACACTAGGTGTGCTGGGTATGGTATATGCACTATATGCAGAAAAATTTGTATCAGCACTTGGACTATCTGGCCAAAACGCATTCAAAGTTATAAGTGGTATAGGAATAACAAATGGTCTTCCTGAAATGTTTGTTGCAATGCTAATAGTAACTGCAGCAGTAAAAGCTATAAAAAAGGTAAGACGATAA
- a CDS encoding P1 family peptidase has protein sequence MITIKTTVKGIKIGNLQDEQALTGVTVILCENGATAGVDVRGSAPGTRETDLLDPVNTVDKVHAVVLSGGSAFGLAAATGVMKYLEEREIGFDVGVTKVPIVCQAVLFDLLLGDYKVRPDEVMGYKACENAGEDFEIGNYGAGTGASIGKINSMEFAMKSGLGYSEFVHESGLVVGALVAVNAFGDIIKDGKIIAGALNKDKASFANTSKLMTSSLLQRGFDNTNTTIGAIITNAKLSKAQCKKVSQVAHNGYARAISPIHTTLDGDTIFALATGEIETSIDVVANLASEVMQEAIYSGVKSSKSVLGLKSFNDLSDEK, from the coding sequence GTGATTACTATAAAAACAACTGTAAAAGGAATTAAAATTGGAAATCTACAAGATGAACAGGCTCTCACTGGGGTGACAGTAATTCTATGTGAAAATGGAGCTACTGCAGGAGTTGATGTAAGAGGAAGTGCACCTGGAACTAGAGAAACGGATTTACTTGATCCAGTAAACACAGTTGATAAGGTCCACGCTGTTGTACTTTCAGGAGGTTCGGCTTTTGGATTAGCTGCAGCAACTGGTGTTATGAAATATCTAGAAGAAAGAGAAATTGGATTTGATGTAGGAGTAACAAAGGTTCCGATTGTTTGCCAAGCAGTTTTATTTGATCTTTTGCTAGGTGATTATAAAGTAAGACCAGATGAAGTTATGGGATATAAAGCTTGTGAAAATGCGGGTGAGGATTTTGAGATAGGGAATTATGGAGCAGGGACTGGAGCGAGTATAGGCAAGATAAACTCTATGGAGTTTGCAATGAAATCTGGCCTTGGGTATAGTGAGTTTGTTCACGAATCAGGACTGGTTGTAGGAGCTTTGGTTGCAGTAAACGCTTTTGGAGATATTATAAAAGATGGGAAAATTATAGCTGGAGCTTTAAATAAAGACAAAGCTTCCTTTGCCAATACATCTAAATTAATGACAAGCTCTCTTTTGCAAAGAGGCTTTGATAATACAAACACAACTATAGGAGCAATTATAACTAATGCTAAGCTTTCAAAAGCCCAGTGTAAGAAAGTTTCTCAGGTGGCTCACAACGGATATGCAAGAGCTATATCTCCGATACACACCACTTTAGATGGAGATACAATTTTTGCTTTAGCAACTGGAGAAATCGAAACAAGTATCGATGTGGTTGCAAATTTGGCGAGTGAAGTAATGCAAGAAGCAATATACAGCGGTGTCAAAAGCTCAAAATCTGTTTTAGGCTTAAAAAGCTTCAATGATCTTTCTGATGAAAAGTAA
- a CDS encoding biotin--[acetyl-CoA-carboxylase] ligase, whose protein sequence is MNKTIIQMLIDSDSEYVSGQNISDKLGITRAAVWKRISKLKELGFEIESVTKKGYKLISYPDILNKELIEIGMKSDFIGHSVEVLESVDSTNDYAKKKAKELVDGSVIISLEQVKGKGRRGRSFHSGKGDGIYLSIILKPGFEPTKAPFITSIAGAALVNTFNKFNIQTKIKWPNDVLINGKKVAGILTEMSADMEFIEYIVLGVGINVSGLEFPSELKNIATSLKLEGYDVKKLSIIWQFIYEFELLYNLYLNENTSEVVNILRNNSSVLGKQINVHYMNQIESAIAVDINNQGALIIKTQEGEVKELSSGEISIR, encoded by the coding sequence ATGAATAAAACTATAATACAGATGCTAATAGATTCGGATAGTGAATATGTCTCTGGCCAAAATATTTCAGATAAACTTGGAATCACAAGAGCTGCAGTATGGAAAAGAATATCTAAATTAAAAGAACTTGGATTTGAAATTGAGTCCGTAACTAAAAAAGGTTATAAACTAATTTCATATCCAGATATATTAAACAAAGAGCTTATTGAAATAGGAATGAAATCAGATTTTATAGGGCATAGTGTTGAAGTTTTAGAGAGCGTTGACTCAACAAATGACTATGCAAAGAAAAAAGCAAAAGAATTAGTAGACGGCAGTGTTATTATATCTCTAGAGCAAGTAAAGGGTAAAGGAAGAAGAGGTAGAAGCTTTCACTCTGGAAAAGGGGATGGAATATACCTATCAATTATACTTAAGCCTGGTTTTGAACCTACTAAAGCCCCTTTTATAACCAGTATAGCTGGAGCAGCACTTGTAAATACATTTAATAAATTCAATATACAGACTAAAATAAAATGGCCAAATGATGTGTTAATAAACGGCAAAAAGGTTGCTGGTATACTTACTGAAATGTCAGCTGACATGGAGTTTATAGAATATATAGTACTTGGAGTAGGAATAAATGTCAGCGGCTTAGAATTTCCAAGCGAGCTTAAAAATATAGCAACCTCTCTTAAATTAGAGGGATATGATGTGAAAAAGTTAAGTATAATTTGGCAGTTTATATATGAATTTGAGCTTCTGTATAATTTATACTTAAATGAAAATACCAGTGAAGTAGTGAATATATTAAGAAACAATTCAAGCGTACTTGGAAAGCAAATAAATGTACATTATATGAATCAAATTGAAAGTGCTATAGCTGTTGATATTAATAATCAAGGAGCGCTTATTATCAAGACTCAAGAGGGTGAAGTAAAAGAGTTAAGCTCAGGAGAAATTTCTATACGATAG
- a CDS encoding sodium ion-translocating decarboxylase subunit beta produces the protein MIQVILEFINSTGIAHISLGQLGMIIVSCILFYLAIAKGFEPLLLIPIAFGMLLANLPLAGIMASPETLLYIDPIESMEQAQKAQEGIFSAHMKTNLPGGLIYYLSMGNKLGIFPPLIFMGVGAMTDFAPLIANPKSLLLGAAAQFGIFFTFFGAIALGFTAQEAASIGIIGGADGPTAIFLTTKLAPHLLGPIAVAAYSYMALVPVIQPPIMKALTTEDERKIVMKQLRTVSKKEKIIFPIVVTIVVSLILPPAATLIGMLMLGNLFKESGLTERLSKTASNELINIITILLGISVGATANAEQFLTLQTIQIIVLGVIAFGVGSASGVILAKILNKFSKDPINPLIGSAGVSAVPMAARVSNKVGQESNPANFLLMHAMGPNVAGVIGSAVAAGVLLSLFN, from the coding sequence ATGATTCAAGTTATATTAGAATTTATTAATTCTACTGGAATAGCTCATATATCTTTAGGTCAGCTAGGAATGATAATAGTGTCTTGTATATTATTTTATCTAGCAATTGCAAAAGGATTTGAGCCTTTATTGTTAATTCCTATAGCTTTTGGAATGTTGCTTGCAAATCTTCCATTAGCAGGAATAATGGCTTCACCAGAAACTCTATTATACATAGATCCAATTGAAAGCATGGAGCAGGCTCAAAAAGCTCAAGAAGGTATTTTTTCAGCTCATATGAAGACGAATTTACCTGGAGGGCTTATATATTATCTTTCAATGGGTAACAAGCTAGGAATCTTTCCACCTCTAATATTTATGGGTGTTGGAGCTATGACGGATTTTGCACCACTTATTGCAAATCCTAAATCTCTACTTTTAGGAGCAGCTGCTCAGTTTGGTATATTTTTTACTTTCTTTGGAGCAATTGCTCTTGGCTTTACTGCACAAGAAGCTGCTTCAATAGGTATAATAGGTGGAGCTGATGGACCCACAGCAATATTTCTAACTACTAAGTTAGCACCTCATCTGCTAGGGCCTATCGCTGTTGCTGCATATTCTTATATGGCTTTGGTGCCTGTAATTCAGCCGCCTATCATGAAGGCGCTTACAACTGAAGATGAAAGAAAAATAGTTATGAAGCAGCTTCGAACTGTAAGTAAAAAAGAAAAAATAATTTTTCCAATAGTAGTTACAATCGTAGTGTCTTTAATATTACCTCCAGCCGCAACCTTAATTGGTATGTTGATGCTAGGAAACTTATTTAAAGAGTCTGGATTGACAGAAAGACTTAGTAAGACAGCTAGCAATGAATTAATCAATATCATTACTATTCTACTTGGAATATCTGTTGGAGCGACAGCAAATGCTGAACAATTCCTTACCCTTCAAACTATTCAGATAATAGTACTTGGAGTTATTGCGTTTGGAGTAGGTTCAGCCTCTGGTGTAATTCTTGCTAAAATTCTCAACAAATTTTCAAAAGATCCAATTAATCCACTGATTGGTTCAGCAGGAGTATCTGCCGTACCTATGGCAGCCAGAGTTTCGAACAAAGTAGGACAGGAATCAAATCCAGCAAATTTCCTATTGATGCATGCTATGGGACCTAACGTAGCTGGTGTTATTGGTTCTGCTGTAGCAGCAGGTGTATTACTTAGTTTATTTAATTAA
- a CDS encoding biotin/lipoyl-containing protein has product MKKFNITVNGNQYEVEVEEIKDSSTSAPRIQHQAPVAAPQPSAPTAPKVEAKKPVVTNGAGSVKAPMPGTINDIKVTEGQAVKAGEVLVILEAMKMENEIMSPADGIVKQIAVAKGASVSSGDVLVVVQ; this is encoded by the coding sequence ATGAAAAAATTTAATATAACAGTTAATGGTAATCAGTATGAGGTTGAAGTAGAAGAAATTAAAGATTCAAGTACAAGTGCTCCTAGAATTCAGCATCAAGCACCTGTAGCTGCTCCTCAGCCTTCAGCTCCTACAGCACCAAAGGTAGAAGCTAAAAAGCCAGTAGTTACAAACGGAGCAGGAAGTGTAAAAGCTCCTATGCCAGGAACTATTAACGATATAAAGGTTACTGAAGGACAAGCAGTTAAAGCTGGAGAAGTGCTAGTTATTCTTGAAGCGATGAAAATGGAAAATGAAATAATGTCTCCTGCTGATGGCATAGTAAAGCAAATTGCTGTTGCTAAGGGAGCATCTGTTAGTTCAGGAGATGTTCTAGTAGTAGTACAGTAG
- a CDS encoding OadG family protein translates to MNINEILDQMSHDITALTFGEKMLGGLAATALSMAIVFLVLVLLIGIIKAMDSMVNPKSKQENEENNEFDNIQSYEQEQEPSEDISELIAVISAAVACSMGVSESKIRVVNINRVGNDSPTWAKNGRLEQLQNRL, encoded by the coding sequence ATGAATATAAATGAAATTTTAGACCAAATGTCCCACGATATAACTGCTCTTACATTTGGAGAAAAAATGCTTGGTGGATTAGCAGCAACTGCTTTATCTATGGCGATTGTATTTTTAGTTCTAGTTTTATTAATTGGGATAATAAAAGCTATGGATAGTATGGTGAATCCAAAGTCTAAGCAAGAAAATGAAGAAAATAATGAATTTGATAATATTCAAAGCTATGAGCAAGAGCAAGAACCTAGCGAAGATATATCTGAGCTAATAGCAGTAATTTCAGCTGCAGTTGCTTGCTCTATGGGTGTAAGTGAAAGTAAAATTAGAGTTGTAAATATAAATAGAGTGGGAAATGATAGTCCTACTTGGGCAAAAAATGGAAGATTAGAACAATTACAAAATAGATTATAA
- the mmdA gene encoding methylmalonyl-CoA decarboxylase subunit alpha, giving the protein MSEKLELLRQKREKIEMAGGQKRIDKQHQSGKLTARERMNVFFDEGTFVELDAFVKHRCTNFGMDKVDAPAEGVITGYGKVDGRLVYAFAQDFTVVGGSLGEMHAKKMAKIMDLAMKMGAPVVGLNDSGGARIQEAVDALAGYGEIFYKNTIASGVIPQISAIMGPCAGGAVYSPALTDFIFMVDKTSQMFITGPQVIKTVTGEEVSAEELGGAMTHNSVSGVAHFISANDEACLLEIRKLLSYLPSNNMEMAPVFEADDINRVSDELNDIVPADSNKPYDMKKIITSIVDFGDFFEVQPYFAKNIVTGFARINGQSVGIIGNQPMVMAGCLDINASDKASRFIRTCDCFNVPILSFVDVPGFLPGASQELGGIIRHGAKMLYAYSEATVPKVTIITRKAYGGSYLAMCSKDLGADMVYAWPSAEIAVMGPQGAANIIFKDDIKNSEDPAATRAEKIKEYTDEFATPYKAAERGFVDDVIEPAHSIIRLAEAFDMLLSKREQRPSKKHGNVPL; this is encoded by the coding sequence ATGTCAGAAAAACTTGAACTGCTTCGCCAAAAAAGAGAGAAAATTGAAATGGCAGGCGGACAAAAAAGAATAGATAAACAGCATCAATCAGGAAAACTAACAGCTAGAGAGCGTATGAATGTATTCTTCGACGAAGGGACCTTTGTTGAGCTAGATGCATTTGTGAAGCATCGCTGTACAAATTTTGGCATGGACAAAGTAGATGCTCCAGCTGAAGGCGTTATAACTGGATATGGTAAAGTGGACGGAAGATTGGTTTATGCTTTCGCTCAAGACTTTACTGTAGTTGGTGGTTCGCTTGGAGAAATGCATGCTAAAAAAATGGCTAAAATTATGGATTTAGCAATGAAAATGGGAGCACCAGTTGTTGGACTAAATGATTCTGGTGGAGCTAGAATACAAGAAGCTGTTGATGCTCTTGCTGGATATGGAGAGATTTTTTATAAAAACACAATAGCTTCAGGAGTTATCCCTCAGATATCAGCAATAATGGGACCTTGTGCAGGAGGAGCTGTATACTCTCCAGCGCTTACAGATTTTATATTTATGGTTGATAAAACTAGCCAGATGTTTATAACTGGACCTCAAGTTATTAAAACAGTTACAGGAGAAGAAGTATCAGCTGAAGAACTAGGTGGAGCTATGACTCATAACTCTGTTTCAGGAGTAGCCCACTTTATTTCTGCAAATGACGAAGCTTGCCTGCTTGAAATAAGAAAGCTCCTTAGCTACTTGCCTTCAAACAATATGGAGATGGCTCCAGTATTTGAAGCGGATGATATAAACAGAGTATCTGATGAACTAAATGATATAGTGCCAGCAGATTCAAATAAGCCTTACGATATGAAAAAAATCATTACGTCAATTGTAGATTTTGGAGATTTCTTTGAAGTACAACCTTATTTTGCGAAAAATATAGTAACAGGTTTTGCTAGAATAAATGGCCAATCAGTAGGAATTATTGGAAATCAGCCTATGGTTATGGCAGGATGCCTAGATATAAATGCATCTGATAAAGCAAGTAGATTTATCAGAACTTGCGACTGCTTTAATGTGCCTATATTATCATTTGTAGACGTACCAGGATTCTTACCAGGAGCTTCACAGGAACTAGGTGGAATAATCAGACATGGAGCTAAAATGCTTTATGCATATAGCGAGGCTACTGTTCCTAAGGTTACAATAATAACTCGTAAAGCTTACGGTGGATCATATCTTGCAATGTGCTCAAAGGATTTAGGAGCGGATATGGTATATGCATGGCCATCAGCTGAAATTGCTGTAATGGGACCACAAGGAGCTGCAAATATTATATTTAAAGATGATATAAAAAATTCAGAAGACCCAGCAGCAACTAGAGCTGAAAAAATTAAAGAGTATACTGACGAATTTGCAACACCATACAAAGCGGCAGAAAGAGGCTTTGTAGATGATGTAATTGAGCCAGCACATTCGATTATAAGACTGGCTGAGGCCTTTGATATGTTGCTTTCAAAGAGAGAACAAAGACCTTCTAAAAAGCATGGAAATGTACCATTATAA
- the mce gene encoding methylmalonyl-CoA epimerase, translating into MNVSRVDHIGIAVTNLDETIKFYEEVLGIKCEGTEVVEDQKVKVAFFPVGDTELEFLESTSEDGPIAKFIEKNGGRGGIQHVALRVDNIEEAIANMKEKGYAMIDEKPRYGAGGAKIAFCHPKATGGILLELSER; encoded by the coding sequence ATGAACGTATCTAGAGTAGACCATATTGGTATAGCTGTAACTAATCTTGATGAAACAATTAAGTTTTATGAAGAAGTTCTTGGAATAAAATGTGAAGGTACTGAGGTAGTTGAAGACCAAAAGGTTAAGGTTGCATTTTTCCCTGTAGGGGACACTGAACTAGAATTTTTAGAATCTACATCAGAGGATGGGCCTATCGCTAAGTTTATAGAAAAAAATGGTGGAAGAGGCGGAATACAGCATGTTGCGCTTCGTGTAGACAATATAGAGGAAGCTATAGCTAACATGAAAGAAAAAGGGTATGCAATGATAGATGAAAAACCAAGATATGGAGCTGGAGGAGCAAAGATTGCTTTTTGTCATCCAAAAGCAACTGGAGGCATTCTGCTCGAGTTAAGCGAAAGATAG
- the meaB gene encoding methylmalonyl Co-A mutase-associated GTPase MeaB, protein MELLERLLKGEKTACARLISIVENESPGYVELLKELHKHTKGAYVIGITGPPGAGKSTLTDKLIKKLREKGKKVGVIAIDPTSPFTKGAILGDRIRMVDLSVDKDVFIRSMGTRGHLGGLSRATQGAIKILDVYGCDYIIVETVGVGQSEVDIVKTADTVVMVMVPGLGDDIQAIKAGVMEIGDVFVVNKSDKDGAKKTFREVEIMLDFKKDWKFRPPVSMAIGETGEGIAELFDNIELHRAYLETSEEIISKKINRNKAEIKEIVHDNIEKKISLLISEDSMSKILMDTVNNEIDPYSVAEKILSKILL, encoded by the coding sequence ATGGAACTTTTGGAAAGACTATTAAAAGGAGAAAAAACTGCATGCGCTAGGCTTATTAGCATAGTTGAAAACGAATCACCTGGATATGTAGAGTTATTAAAAGAGCTTCATAAACATACCAAGGGAGCTTATGTAATAGGCATAACTGGACCTCCAGGAGCAGGTAAATCAACTTTGACTGATAAGCTAATTAAAAAGCTCAGAGAAAAGGGCAAAAAAGTTGGTGTAATTGCTATAGATCCTACTAGTCCTTTTACAAAAGGTGCGATTCTAGGTGATAGAATTCGAATGGTTGATTTATCTGTAGATAAAGACGTATTTATAAGGTCGATGGGTACAAGAGGGCATTTGGGTGGTCTATCAAGGGCCACTCAAGGTGCCATAAAAATATTAGATGTATATGGCTGTGACTATATTATTGTTGAAACTGTTGGGGTAGGGCAATCTGAAGTGGATATAGTAAAGACTGCGGATACAGTTGTTATGGTAATGGTTCCAGGCTTAGGTGATGACATCCAGGCTATAAAAGCTGGAGTAATGGAAATCGGCGATGTATTTGTAGTGAATAAATCAGATAAAGACGGAGCTAAGAAAACCTTTAGAGAAGTTGAAATCATGCTTGATTTTAAAAAGGATTGGAAATTTAGACCTCCTGTTTCAATGGCGATAGGAGAAACTGGCGAAGGTATAGCTGAGCTATTTGATAATATTGAGCTTCACAGAGCATACCTTGAAACAAGTGAAGAAATTATTTCGAAAAAAATAAATAGGAATAAAGCTGAAATAAAGGAAATAGTACACGATAATATAGAAAAGAAAATTTCCTTGCTGATATCAGAGGACAGTATGTCCAAAATTTTAATGGATACGGTGAATAATGAAATAGATCCGTATTCAGTGGCTGAGAAAATCTTATCAAAGATTTTGTTGTAA
- a CDS encoding cobalamin B12-binding domain-containing protein, translating to MDRPIRVLVAKPGLDGHDRGAKIIARALRDAGMEVIYTGLRQTPDQIVQAAIQEDVDVVAMSILSGAHSHLLPKVVELLKAENVFDEILVIGGGVIPDDDIPELKEKGISEVFTPGTPTQITIDFIKENIKKKA from the coding sequence ATGGATAGACCTATTCGTGTTTTAGTTGCTAAGCCAGGGCTTGATGGCCATGACAGAGGCGCAAAAATTATAGCTAGAGCTCTTAGAGATGCAGGTATGGAAGTTATTTATACAGGACTTAGACAAACTCCAGACCAAATAGTTCAAGCAGCTATACAAGAAGATGTAGATGTAGTAGCAATGAGCATCCTATCTGGAGCTCACAGTCACCTTCTTCCAAAAGTAGTAGAGTTATTAAAAGCTGAGAATGTTTTTGATGAAATTCTTGTCATAGGTGGAGGAGTTATTCCAGATGACGATATCCCTGAACTTAAAGAAAAGGGAATTTCTGAGGTATTTACTCCAGGTACACCTACACAAATTACAATAGATTTTATAAAAGAAAATATTAAGAAAAAAGCTTAA